A window of Streptomyces sp. NBC_01689 genomic DNA:
AGTTCGAGTACGCCAACGAGGTGCGTACCGAGCACGGCGGGCAGCCGTTCGCGAACCCGCGCAACGCCGCGGCGGGCACCCTGCGGGCCAAGGACCGCGCCTACACCGTGCCGATGACCTTCTTCGGGTACGGACTGCTGCCGCTGCCCGACACGGACAGCGCGCTCGCCGAGCGCCTGGCCGGGCCGGCGCACAGCGACCTCATGGCGCTTGCCGGAGCGTACGGGGTGAGCACCACCGCGACCACCGCCGTGCCCGGCATCACCGCCGAGACCACCGAGCAGGTCCTGGCCCGCGTCAAGGAGATCGCGGCGCTGCGGGCCGAACTGCCCTTCGGGATCGACGGAATCGTGGTCAAGGCCGACCTGGCCGACGACCAGCGGGCCGCCGGATCGGGCTCGCGTGCCCCGCGCTGGGCCATCGCCTACAAACTGCCCGCGGTCGAGAAGATCACCCGGCTGGTGGGCGTCGAGTGGAACGTGGGCCGTACCGGCATCATCGCCCCGCGCGCCGTCCTGGAGCCGGTCGAGATCGACGGCTCCACCATCACCTACGCCACGCTTCACAACCCGGCGGACATCACCCGCCGGGACCTGCGCCTGGGCGACCACGTCATGGTGCACCGCGCCGGTGACGTCATCCCCCGTGTCGAGGCGCCGGTCGCCCACCTGCGCACCGGTGAGGAGGAGCCGATCGTCTTCCCCGAGGTGTGCCCGCGGTGCGGATCGGCCATCGACACCGGTGAGCAGCGCTGGCGTTGCGCCAACGGCCGCAACTGCCACCTGGTGGCGGCCCTCTCGTACGCCGCCGGACGCGACCAGCTCGACATCGAGGGCCTCGGCTCCACGCGTGTCGTGCAGCTCGTCGAGGCAGGCCTGGTCGCCGACCTCGCCGATCTGTTCGCCCTCACCCGCGAGCAGCTCCTGGGCCTGGAGCGGATGGGCGAGACCAGCACCGACAACCTGCTGGCCGCGATCGCCGCGGCCAGGGCTCAGCCGCTGTCACGGGTGCTGTGCGCGCTGGGTGTGCGCGGCACCGGGCGCTCCATGTCCCGTCGTATCGCCCGGTACTTCGCCACCATGGACCTCATCCGCGCCGCCGACGCCGAAGAGCTGCAGCGGGTCGAGGGGATCGGTACCGAGAAGGCCCCCTCCATCGTCGCCGAGCTGGCCGAGCTGGCACCGCTCATCGACAGACTCGTGGACGCCGGGGTCAACATGACCGAACCGGGCGCCACCCCGCCCTCCCCCGTGGCCGCCACCGGGGACGCGACCGACGGCGACGCGGACGCCGCGGGCGAGGGCGCCGCGGGCGGCGGTCCCCTGGCCGGGATGACGGTCGTCGTCACCGGCGCCATGACCGGCGCCCTGGAGAAGCTCAGCCGCAACCAGATGAACGAGCTCATCGAGCGCGCGGGCGGCCGCTCCTCCTCCAGCGTCTCCAGGAAGACCACCCTGGTCGTCGCAGGAGCCAACGCGGGATCCAAGCGCGCCAAGGCCGAGGACCTCGGCATCCGGCTCGCCGGCCCCGAGGAGTTCGCCGCGCTCGTCGCCGACTTCCTCGGCTGAGCGGGCCCGTCCGGGCCTGTTCCGCACCTCACACCGGCGGCGGGCGCGGGACGGGAACAACCGCCGCCGCCCGGCCGTTGGAAGAGGTGTGGCTGCGGAGGGGACAGTGTCCCCGGGCCCGACCGAAGGCCATGGGGACGATCGTCCGGCTGAAGCCCCATGGAGCCCCCCGCCGAGAGGCGACCGCCCTCCGCCGGCCACCTCGTACGGCCCCGGCTGGTCTCCCCCGTCCAGCCGGGGCTCTCTCATGAGCGGCCCCGCCCCGGGTCCTGCCGCACGGTCACGACGCGAGGTCCCGCGCCACCGCGCGGGCCGCACGGGCCCCCGAGGCCAGCGCCCCCTGCACGGAGCCGGTGGCCCGGTGGTCACCGCACACGTACCGGCCGGGAGCGAACCGGGTGGTGCGGCTCAGCGGGTGCGGCGGCGGCATGGCGGGCAGCGCGTCGGGCACGGTGGTGGCGCGCAGGAGCTGCCACGCGCCGGCATCGGTCCCGTACACCTCGGTGAGTGCCGCGCGCGTCTCCTTCTCGCGGTCCCCGTGGTCGTCGCCCAGCACGGACGTGGCGATCAGCGCGCGGCCGGCCGGAGCGTAGCCGGGCACCACCTCGCTCAGGACGCAGGTGTTGAGGAACCTCCGGCGCACGTCCGTCAG
This region includes:
- the ligA gene encoding NAD-dependent DNA ligase LigA codes for the protein MTGMTTPAAVIVDAVAYAQAVEDAVRASAAYYTGGTSVLDDDAYDRLVRGIAAWEAEHPEEVLPDSPSGKVAGGAVEGDVPHTVAMLSLDNVFSAEEFTAWTASLARRIGHEATRFSVEPKLDGLAIAARYTRGRLERLVTRGDGTAGEDVSHAIGTIEGLPLRLAEPVTLEVRGEVLMSTAQFEYANEVRTEHGGQPFANPRNAAAGTLRAKDRAYTVPMTFFGYGLLPLPDTDSALAERLAGPAHSDLMALAGAYGVSTTATTAVPGITAETTEQVLARVKEIAALRAELPFGIDGIVVKADLADDQRAAGSGSRAPRWAIAYKLPAVEKITRLVGVEWNVGRTGIIAPRAVLEPVEIDGSTITYATLHNPADITRRDLRLGDHVMVHRAGDVIPRVEAPVAHLRTGEEEPIVFPEVCPRCGSAIDTGEQRWRCANGRNCHLVAALSYAAGRDQLDIEGLGSTRVVQLVEAGLVADLADLFALTREQLLGLERMGETSTDNLLAAIAAARAQPLSRVLCALGVRGTGRSMSRRIARYFATMDLIRAADAEELQRVEGIGTEKAPSIVAELAELAPLIDRLVDAGVNMTEPGATPPSPVAATGDATDGDADAAGEGAAGGGPLAGMTVVVTGAMTGALEKLSRNQMNELIERAGGRSSSSVSRKTTLVVAGANAGSKRAKAEDLGIRLAGPEEFAALVADFLG